A window from Culex pipiens pallens isolate TS chromosome 3, TS_CPP_V2, whole genome shotgun sequence encodes these proteins:
- the LOC120421666 gene encoding uncharacterized protein LOC120421666 has protein sequence MLKVAAVLALVVVAAVLAAPKGSRQDREKGNAVDTRRGEWSWQQIERYDEKAERERQREQAESRGREEEQEEEEGEEEEEEQEEAEAEDEDQEAGDDGEEEDSGDESEESEEQEKPRITVWGRQLKHRKAEEKSELQKRREGDKRGEAQMKQESKRNDKKREEREQEKKREERKKGEQKSKVEAREEGDKKRQERKKGEKKDKVEAREKQEKKRQERSKGESKGKVEAQREEKKKESRKQEVNKKEERKQAEQKRSEKGQRKEQQESFGKNKGARKQESKKGEGKRQEAQRAEQDGGRKGKAGRQEGWLRTRQEGQRGEQASRQEARREQQQREEQENAGKEQNEGGEEAQEEGSVESEAGEAAENRGDEQRGNGEGSKKGIKLPNYEYAYGVFDPVTGDHKDQWEKRVGDHVRGVYSLEQPDGKKRVVEYEGDGKSGIEAVVKELPKNKKENKERREKSDGVAHSYIRVKQID, from the exons ATGCTTAAG GTTGCAGCGGTGCTAGCCCTGGTGGTGGTGGCTGCCGTACTGGCGGCCCCCAAGGGATCACGCCAGGATCGGGAAAAGGGTAACGCCGTAGACACCCGACGTGGCGAATGGTCCTGGCAGCAGATCGAGCGGTACGACGAGAAGGCCGAGCGCGAACGTCAACGGGAGCAGGCGGAAAGTCGAGGACGAGAGGAGGAGCAGGAGGAAGAggagggggaggaggaggaggaggagcaggAAGAAGCGGAAGCAGAGGACGAGGATCAGGAAGCTGGAGATGATGGTGAGGAGGAAGATTCGGGCGATGAGAGTGAGGAAAGTGAAGAGCAGGAAAAACCTCGTATAACGGTTTGGGGACGTCAGCTGAAGCACCGTAAGGCAGAGGAGAAGTCGGAGCTGCAGAAACGTCGAGAGGGAGACAAGCGTGGGGAAGCTCAAATGAAGCAGGAGAGCAAACGAAACGACAAGAAGCGAGAGGAGCGCGAGCAGGAGAAGAAGCGTGAAGAGCGTAAGAAGGGAGAGCAAAAGAGCAAGGTGGAAGCTCGCGAGGAAGGGGACAAAAAGCGTCAAGAGCGAAAGAAGGGTGAGAAAAAGGACAAAGTAGAAGCTCGCGAAAAGCAGGAAAAGAAGCGTCAAGAGCGAAGCAAGGGTGAGAGTAAGGGCAAGGTTGAAGCCCAGCGCGAAGAGAAGAAGAAAGAATCCCGCAAACAAGAGGTCAACAAGAAGGAAGAACGCAAGCAAGCTGAGCAAAAGCGAAGCGAGAAAGGTCAGCGCAAGGAACAGCAAGAGAGCTTTGGCAAGAACAAGGGTGCGCGTAAACAGGAAAGCAAGAAAGGTGAGGGAAAACGTCAAGAAGCTCAGCGAGCTGAGCAAGATGGAGGAAGAAAAGGCAAAGCTGGACGCCAGGAAGGATGGTTGAGAACTCGTCAGGAGGGTCAAAGAGGCGAGCAGGCAAGTCGCCAGGAAGCTCGTagggagcagcagcagcgggaAGAGCAAGAGAACGCTGGAAAAGAACAAAATGAAGGAGGAGAGGAAGCGCAGGAAGAAGGATCAGTGGAAAGCGAAGCTGGAGAAGCTGCAGAGAACCGTGGCGATGAGCAGCGTGGTAACGGAGAAGGCAGCAAGAAGGGAATCAAGCTGCCAAACTACGAGTATGCGTACGGGGTTTTTGACCCAGTGACTGGTGACCACAAGGATCAGTGGGAGAAGCGCGTTGGTGATCATGTTCGGGGAGTGTACTCGCTGGAACAACCCGATGGTAAGAAGCGCGTCGTTGAGTACGAAGGTGACGGAAAGAGCGGAATCGAAGCCGTCGTGAAGGAGCTTCCCAAGAATAAGAAGGAGAACAAGGAACGTCGCGAGAAGTCGGATGGAGTTGCCCACAGCTACATCAGGGTGAAGCAAATTGATTAA
- the LOC120421665 gene encoding uncharacterized protein LOC120421665, with protein sequence MAQWFVPVLLLATLLVTSECVSKKRENQYEINVRHGPFEIHQRHVNTKPFKRTNPNDEGAMDQLGYRKEASLSEEVVTEQQPKKEPPRKHADNSGSKGSKVRGASVYRGQKKARHSWGYTANYGQSEFVTTTKRPQSFSKYGQRKKKTRRPHHSVNLEDDDVEFKTLLSSERTQMEELAEKELMAGMKNFPFEKHIFPDDQFKAQKHHKNHNMDENYFQRTTKAPPESRYVTPTVLHNPQLRVPSGKEKKGPVKFPAAAKTTQKPTIPPPVMTTQKPRKFRLPSSKESEEKDDKDEIYLLVKYEKPKPGGKAKANILQINDSDNELAKSAANRGRTRYTSDKVGSSSSELDDTLRSVKQNSVEVSTPSYSVSENLESGERVNQAPTPQPLLGTTAGQGVPNTGSGNIGPNQSGVAPGFPVQQDRLAQKYLQLQQNQQNQQLSTTQSSPVQQNVQIIQEAVTPASPQPVGPTHATPTNPWAQNTPPTLNQNFPSQPNLQSVWSQNQQSFQNIQNQLNQQNLQNQNLFFQTLQNQQTNLINRNRMAEALARQTRPTQPFFNQPNLPAFPNFPSAPSYPSQNLDFTGPMANPMIPPLNQPMYPQTYFNQPGPAFPHNSLNQHVFLGQSHNYMNSPQHLFTRSLMNSLSSANHLNPQAFLNQLGHSWNKPEGLHKPLNFQSLSQDFDNLIAKTKESQNNKNANQLNANSDQPSNPQTFFEQNQATTQPPPRSFQSFDFVNQNKVSNNERGNVRFNQENAQNQNQQSRPQTFFKQDDEQNSQNNQNESPNFGNRNIELNAANAQASPDNAQRQSQQDQTGPQLFPTDSQNTQNSQTSINQQSQEEQSSAPSLPPTFLIPDHIRKIPPNQGMQQTVHQPDGLMVQHNAIRIQHQTQQQQQAQPEATPELKLADQGDTRVQLDRSAKGSVEEPAGNSLQQDSRSSEQREYGGSSGLRDSYGDVVGEEFADFGEGARRPDTKSAEEEEDASLEELSETTDPLELSRMLVHRNGGLTVEQFNKLFRDYFDKDLTESDVQNLEEETGTSGRSAGVDGNELTPASGSSGSVEVGGEVEEDLPGSFEADDQEQNIRVQINKAGVRHEPIVKIGYGSSKSHQGVYKSPKFFEKLKESSVEDDWAPPEHLQEIAPSGEQDGGEYEQQEQSVSGEPEQQQQQGNSVSENPTNSGHQGGLSYIKFEKFN encoded by the exons ATGGCCCAG TGGTTCGTCCCAGTGCtactgctggcaacactgctggtAACGTCTGAGTGTGTTTCCAAGAAGCGTGAGAATCAGTACGAGATCAACGTGCGGCATGGTCCGTTCGAGATTCACCAGCGGCACGTGAACACGAAGCCGTTCAAGCGAACCAACCCGAACGATGAGGGCGCCATGGATCAGCTGGGCTACCGGAAGGAGGCGTCCCTGTCGGAAGAGGTTGTCACGGAGCAGCAGCCGAAGAAGGAACCACCGCGAAAGCACGCTGATAACAGCGGTTCCAAGGGGTCAAAAGTGAGGGGAGCCAGTGTCTACAGGGGTCAGAAGAAGGCGCGTCATAGTTGGGGTTATACGGCCAATTACGGGCAAAGTGAGTTCGTAACTACGACGAAGCGACCTCAGTCGTTCTCAAAGTACGGACAACGGAAGAAGAAAACTCGACGACCTCATCACAGTGTCAATTTGGAAGACGACGATGTCGAGTTCAAAACGTTGCTGTCCTCGGAACGAACCCAGATGGAAGAGCTTGCCGAAAAGGAGCTGATGGCCGGAATGAAGAACTTCCCGTTTGAAAAGCACATCTTTCCGGACGATCAGTTCAAAGCTCAAAAACATCATAAGAATCACAACATGGATGAGAACTACTTTCAGCGGACAACAAAGGCTCCTCCGGAATCCAGGTACGTAACGCCAACAGTGCTGCACAACCCTCAGCTGCGAGTTCCGTCCGGCAAGGAGAAGAAAGGTCCGGTAAAGTTTCCAGCAGCTGCCAAGACCACCCAAAAACCAACCATCCCACCACCGGTTATGACAACCCAAAAGCCAAGAAAGTTCCGGCTTCCATCTTCAAAAGAAAGCGAAGAAAAAGACGACAAAGACGAAATCTACCTGCTGGTAAAGTACGAGAAGCCCAAACCAGGCGGCAAGGCAAAGGCCAACATTCTGCAGATCAATGACAGTGATAACGAGCTCGCGAAATCTGCGGCCAATCGGGGTCGGACTCGATACACGTCCGACAAAGTCGGATCTTCTTCGTCGGAACTCGACGACACGCTACGGAGCGTGAAGCAGAACAGTGTAGAGGTGTCGACACCAAGCTATTCAGTGAGTGAGAATTTGGAGAGTGGTGAGCGGGTGAATCAGGCTCCGACGCCGCAGCCGCTGCTGGGAACTACGGCGGGTCAGGGAGTTCCGAATACTGGCAGTGGTAACATTGGACCTAATCAGAGCGGAGTTGCGCCCGGATTCCCGGTGCAGCAGGATCGTCTAGCTCAAAAGTATTTGCAGCTGCAACAGAATCAACAGAACCAACAGCTTTCGACGACGCAGAGCAGTCCTGTACAACAGAATGTACAGATCATTCAGGAAGCTGTAACTCCTGCGAGTCCTCAACCAGTTGGTCCTACGCACGCTACTCCAACGAATCCGTGGGCTCAAAATACACCACCAACTCTAAACCAAAACTTCCCGAGCCAGCCCAACCTGCAAAGCGTCTGGAGTCAGAACCAGCAGAGCTTCCAGAACATCCAGAATCAGCTCAACCAGCAGAATCTCCAAAACCAGAACCTGTTTTTTCAGACCCTCCAGAACCAGCAGACCAACCTCATCAACCGGAATCGAATGGCTGAGGCGCTTGCTAGGCAAACTAGGCCAACTCAACCCTTTTTCAACCAACCTAACCTTCCAGCCTTTCCCAACTTCCCGAGCGCGCCATCCTATCCAAGCCAAAATCTGGATTTTACCGGACCGATGGCTAATCCGATGATACCGCCACTGAACCAACCAATGTACCCCCAGACGTACTTCAACCAACCGGGTCCGGCATTCCCTCACAACTCACTAAACCAGCATGTCTTCCTCGGTCAAAGCCACAACTACATGAACTCGCCACAACACCTGTTCACGCGAAGTCTGATGAACTCGCTGAGCTCGGCAAACCATCTGAACCCGCAGGCCTTCCTCAACCAGCTGGGTCACTCGTGGAACAAACCGGAAGGGCTTCACAAGCCGCTTAACTtccaaagtttgagtcaagatTTTGACAATCTGATTGCCAAAACTAAAGAGTCTCAAAACAACAAGAATGCTAACCAACTCAACGCGAACAGTGATCAACCATCAAACCCACAAACCTTTTTCGAGCAGAATCAAGCAACAACCCAACCTCCACCGCGCAGCTTCCAGAGCTTCGACTTTGTGAACCAGAATAAGGTTTCGAACAATGAGCGGGGAAATGTGCGATTCAACCAAGAGAATGCCCAAAATCAGAACCAGCAGTCAAGACCGCAAACGTTCTTCAAGCAGGATGACGAGCAAAACAGTCAGAACAATCAGAATGAATCCCCCAACTTTGGCAATCGAAACATCGAACTGAACGCTGCAAACGCTCAAGCAAGTCCGGACAACGCTCAGCGGCAAAGCCAGCAGGACCAAACCGGTCCCCAGCTCTTCCCAACCGATTCGCAAAACACCCAGAACTCCCAAACCTCAATCAATCAACAGTCCCAGGAGGAGCAAAGCAGCGCCCCGAGCCTTCCGCCCACCTTCCTCATCCCGGACCACATCCGGAAGATTCCGCCGAACCAGGGCATGCAGCAGACGGTGCACCAGCCGGACGGGCTGATGGTGCAGCACAACGCGATCCGCATCCAGCATCaaacccagcagcagcagcaagcgcAACCGGAAGCGACTCCGGAGCTGAAGCTCGCCGACCAGGGCGATACACGGGTGCAGCTGGATCGCAGCGCCAAGGGTTCGGTGGAGGAACCGGCGGGGAACTCGCTCCAGCAGGATTCGCGCTCGAGCGAGCAGCGGGAGTACGGGGGAAGTTCGGGATTGAGGGACAGTTACGGGGACGTTGTTGGGGAGGAGTTTGCGGATTTTGGTGAAGGGGCGAGGAGGCCGGACACGAAGAGTGCGGAGGAGGAAGAGGATGCGTCGCTGGAGGAGTTGAGTGAGACGACGGATCCGTTGGAGTTGAGTCGGATGTTGGTGCACAGGAATGGCGGGCTGACGGTGGAGCAGTTCAATAAGCTGTTTAGGGACTATTTTGACAAGGATTTGACTGAGAGTGATGTGCAGAACTTGGAAGAGGAGACTGGGACTAGTGGACGATCGGCAGGGGTTGACGGGAACGAGCTGACTCCTGCTTCGGGAAGCAGTGGATCGGTGGAGGTGGGAGGGGAGGTTGAAGAAGATCTTCCGGGGTCGTTTGAAGCGGACGATCAAGAGCAGAACATCCGAGTGCAAATCAACAAGGCAGGAGTTCGTCACGAGCCGATCGTGAAGATTGGCTACGGGAGCTCCAAGTCGCACCAGGGGGTGTACAAGTCGCCCAAGTTCTTTGAAAAGCTCAAAGAGTCCAGCGTGGAGGACGATTGGGCACCGCCGGAGCATCTGCAGGAGATTGCACCGAGTGGAGAGCAGGACGGGGGAGAGTATGAGCAGCAGGAGCAGAGTGTTTCCGGGGAACcggaacagcagcagcagcagggaaaTAGTGTAAGCGAAAACCCTACCAACAGTGGCCATCAAGGAGGACTAAGTTATATTAagttcgaaaagtttaactag